One window from the genome of Propionispora hippei DSM 15287 encodes:
- a CDS encoding transposase: EDSKEWVRQNRLTKSGKMLYRKRSQTIERSFADAKQLHGLRYCRFRGREHVQEQALLTAACQNMKKIANHLARLA; the protein is encoded by the coding sequence GGGAAGATTCTAAAGAGTGGGTTCGGCAAAACCGGCTTACGAAGTCAGGAAAAATGCTATATAGGAAGAGAAGTCAAACCATTGAGCGGAGTTTTGCAGACGCTAAGCAACTGCACGGACTTCGCTATTGCCGGTTTAGGGGTAGAGAGCATGTACAAGAGCAGGCGTTACTAACGGCTGCTTGTCAAAACATGAAAAAGATTGCCAATCACCTCGCCAGACTGGCGTAG
- a CDS encoding spore germination protein, which yields MNNNSAFKLYRYLKSLLVYQPPQFPEPFILREQEYETHEGQDETTGEEAKLEQLNRLLTQAKRLAKAMEDSVQALQQQGKTLESSDIIEEIELLEEQQAEMNPLWMSYTSSTEAEKRIISSVLTENEKLLKKLYNLPKNKDTVIRNFTLPLVPPLPALLIYLDGMIDKKVINEAILKPLLAIQDDIRYSESPDLAQTIADTLLPSNQVQITQRFNEVMDGVNGGDTALLVDGMTAALVIDTKGYDKRSIDRPQLEQSVRGGQASFTENLRTNTAQIRVTMPTNDLVTEMILVGERIPMKCAVMYLQSVANETEVAEVKRRIEGIRTDYIPSIGVLGQFIEDHPNIPFPQSLSTERVDRVAVHLAEGRIAVLLEGSPFVHILPANLFTFFHSSEDFNLPVTVATGVRLLRWIGTVLAIILPALYLAINYFHQEALPTDLALAIAGAREKVPFPALVEILLMEFSFELIREAGIRVPGVLGSTIGIVGAIILGQAAVSANIVSPIMVVLVALTGVASFTIPDYRMAFALRIYRFVLLLLSAALGFVGIAFGMMVLTVLLTSMKSFGVPYLSPLGPRTRAGLDVVFRGPVYRQEKRPDELNPKDIRRQPKISRIWKTEKPVNRR from the coding sequence GTGAATAATAACTCAGCTTTTAAGTTGTACCGTTATTTGAAAAGTCTGTTGGTATACCAACCACCACAGTTTCCCGAGCCTTTTATCCTGCGGGAACAGGAATACGAAACCCATGAAGGACAGGATGAGACAACCGGAGAAGAAGCGAAACTGGAGCAGTTAAACCGCCTGCTGACTCAGGCGAAACGACTGGCCAAGGCAATGGAGGACAGTGTACAGGCTTTGCAGCAGCAAGGCAAAACCCTGGAAAGCTCCGATATTATTGAAGAAATTGAACTCCTGGAAGAGCAGCAGGCTGAAATGAATCCTCTTTGGATGTCGTATACCAGCAGTACCGAGGCGGAAAAAAGAATTATAAGCTCTGTGCTTACGGAGAATGAGAAATTACTGAAGAAGCTTTATAATCTGCCGAAGAACAAAGATACGGTTATCCGCAATTTCACACTGCCTCTTGTACCGCCGCTGCCGGCTTTGTTGATATACCTTGACGGAATGATTGACAAAAAAGTCATTAATGAAGCCATTTTAAAGCCATTGCTGGCTATCCAGGATGATATACGCTATTCGGAGAGTCCGGATCTGGCGCAAACAATAGCCGATACGTTGCTGCCAAGCAATCAGGTACAGATTACTCAACGGTTTAATGAAGTAATGGATGGTGTAAATGGCGGTGATACGGCGTTATTGGTTGATGGAATGACAGCGGCTTTGGTTATTGATACAAAAGGGTATGATAAACGAAGCATCGACAGGCCCCAACTGGAGCAATCGGTACGGGGCGGACAAGCATCTTTTACCGAGAACTTACGGACTAATACCGCGCAAATCCGGGTAACTATGCCGACTAATGATCTGGTTACCGAGATGATTCTGGTAGGTGAACGTATTCCGATGAAATGTGCCGTCATGTATTTGCAGTCGGTGGCGAACGAGACGGAAGTGGCGGAGGTTAAACGACGCATTGAAGGCATCAGAACCGATTATATTCCGTCTATTGGCGTGTTGGGACAATTCATTGAAGATCATCCTAATATCCCTTTTCCCCAGAGTTTGTCTACCGAACGGGTGGACCGGGTTGCTGTCCATTTAGCGGAGGGAAGGATTGCTGTTTTGTTGGAGGGCAGTCCCTTTGTTCATATCCTTCCGGCCAATTTATTTACCTTTTTTCACTCCAGCGAGGATTTTAACCTGCCGGTCACGGTAGCAACGGGCGTACGCCTGTTGCGTTGGATCGGAACCGTATTGGCAATTATTTTGCCGGCGTTATATCTGGCTATTAATTATTTTCATCAGGAAGCCTTGCCTACCGACCTGGCCCTGGCGATTGCCGGGGCACGGGAAAAGGTTCCTTTTCCCGCTTTGGTTGAGATTTTACTCATGGAGTTTTCCTTTGAGCTGATTCGTGAAGCGGGAATACGGGTTCCCGGTGTGCTAGGTTCAACCATCGGCATTGTGGGCGCCATTATTTTAGGCCAGGCGGCCGTAAGCGCCAATATAGTCAGCCCGATTATGGTGGTATTGGTTGCCTTAACCGGGGTGGCTTCCTTTACCATACCTGATTATCGCATGGCCTTTGCCCTGCGTATTTACCGATTTGTACTGTTACTGTTGTCTGCTGCCCTTGGCTTCGTCGGTATCGCCTTTGGCATGATGGTTTTAACCGTGCTGCTAACCAGCATGAAATCCTTCGGTGTTCCTTATTTATCACCCTTAGGACCCAGAACGAGAGCCGGCCTGGATGTGGTATTTAGAGGACCGGTTTACCGGCAAGAAAAACGTCCTGATGAACTGAACCCTAAAGATATCAGGCGTCAACCCAAAATCAGCCGTATCTGGAAGACTGAAAAACCGGTTAACAGGAGGTGA
- a CDS encoding GerAB/ArcD/ProY family transporter, giving the protein MSYQHGTLGQAEAIGIIFNISMVRVFLSNPVQVIALSGELAWLVILVAGFISMAASFAFLYVYKRMPGDLYQITEKLLGIWGARIMALLCIGLFFTNAVLLFRQFTENTLLTALPNTDFQVVSFGYALCVLIILYAGIEAIGRSLYIIIPFGVIGLTVVFLLLYPYYDIYNLLPWQGYGIKQAIGASLVSSGYNMSGFLAVIMLAPSLQNYRTIRTSLVFGLGGSALIKSASLGVFVLVFGVQVGLEKVLPFYEMARLVYISRYMQRIESLFILLWVIAGTFAVAVALYFALFMLTRLLNLPAIRPIMPIAVIILEQVASLPEDIIMTIRMDGYLHNTVFAGCEIAIPLILLLAFWIKGSKQGGMKKCPSGS; this is encoded by the coding sequence TTGAGTTATCAGCATGGAACGCTAGGGCAGGCGGAGGCCATCGGCATTATTTTTAATATTTCTATGGTCAGAGTTTTTTTGTCCAATCCGGTGCAGGTTATTGCTTTAAGCGGAGAACTGGCCTGGCTGGTTATTCTTGTTGCCGGTTTTATCAGCATGGCTGCGTCGTTTGCCTTTTTGTATGTGTATAAACGGATGCCGGGAGACCTGTATCAGATAACGGAAAAATTGCTGGGAATCTGGGGAGCAAGAATCATGGCGCTTCTCTGCATCGGCCTGTTTTTTACTAATGCCGTCTTGCTCTTTAGACAGTTTACGGAAAATACCCTGCTTACCGCTTTGCCCAATACAGACTTTCAAGTTGTTTCTTTTGGGTATGCCCTATGTGTGCTGATTATACTTTATGCAGGAATTGAAGCGATAGGAAGATCCCTCTATATCATCATCCCCTTTGGTGTCATAGGATTAACGGTTGTATTCCTACTGCTTTATCCTTATTATGATATCTATAATTTACTTCCCTGGCAGGGTTATGGAATCAAACAGGCCATTGGCGCTTCCCTTGTGTCGAGCGGATATAATATGTCCGGATTTTTGGCTGTAATCATGCTGGCTCCTTCGTTGCAAAATTACCGGACTATACGGACCTCCCTGGTATTTGGCCTTGGCGGCAGCGCCTTGATTAAAAGCGCGTCGCTGGGTGTATTCGTCCTGGTTTTTGGCGTTCAAGTGGGTCTGGAAAAGGTGCTGCCGTTCTATGAAATGGCCCGTCTGGTATATATAAGCCGGTATATGCAGCGCATTGAATCCTTGTTTATTCTGCTATGGGTTATTGCAGGAACCTTCGCTGTTGCCGTTGCTCTGTATTTTGCCCTGTTTATGCTAACAAGGTTACTCAACTTACCGGCGATCAGGCCGATAATGCCAATTGCCGTTATCATATTGGAACAAGTGGCGTCTTTACCTGAAGATATCATTATGACAATTCGAATGGATGGATACTTGCATAATACGGTATTTGCAGGATGCGAAATAGCTATTCCTCTTATTTTATTACTGGCTTTCTGGATAAAAGGTTCCAAACAGGGAGGCATGAAAAAATGTCCTTCCGGCTCGTAG
- a CDS encoding Ger(x)C family spore germination protein — protein sequence MSFRLVAWYLLIVGSLFFATGCSGAQETDSTAYVLALGIDKGEQDGMIKYTCQVALPKPSTKEGGEEESKTQVSVTATARSLAEARNLINSSMSRTLTFSHMKALIIGEDLAKEGVNDIFAPLMRFRDMRGSIYILVANGVSAADFMDKNKPKLESFMSRYYESMMFSSNESGYYFRTTLQDFYKELKNVGDCPLATLVSLNGKKKGEDGEGSMFPSEVSPEYTAGNSPLEKGNPAEAMGLAVFSGDKMVGTLTNEEARMLNILRGTFKHGFYVITDPLVPEKFVNLTMRLNGKPHIKIEQMDGQIHIKVEVNVETEITAIPSGTNYEQGEYNQLLENHISQLLQAQILKMLHKTQEWGCDAVGFGVHMRPFFATHQEFMQLDWPPMYRQAEFDISVNTIVRRTGLMQQTVGKIE from the coding sequence ATGTCCTTCCGGCTCGTAGCCTGGTATTTATTGATTGTTGGCAGCCTGTTCTTTGCAACTGGCTGTAGCGGAGCTCAGGAAACCGATAGTACAGCCTATGTACTGGCTTTGGGAATTGATAAGGGAGAGCAGGACGGTATGATAAAGTATACCTGTCAGGTTGCCTTGCCAAAACCAAGTACGAAAGAAGGCGGAGAAGAGGAATCCAAGACGCAGGTTAGCGTCACGGCGACAGCGCGGTCATTGGCCGAGGCCCGTAATTTAATCAACTCATCCATGTCCAGAACGCTGACCTTTTCCCATATGAAAGCGCTTATTATCGGTGAGGATTTGGCGAAAGAGGGCGTTAATGATATTTTTGCTCCGTTAATGCGGTTTCGTGACATGCGCGGTTCTATCTATATTTTAGTGGCTAACGGGGTCAGTGCCGCAGATTTTATGGACAAGAACAAGCCTAAACTGGAATCCTTTATGTCCCGGTATTACGAATCTATGATGTTCAGTTCGAATGAGTCCGGTTATTATTTTAGAACCACACTACAGGATTTTTATAAGGAGTTAAAAAACGTAGGTGACTGCCCACTTGCCACACTGGTAAGTCTTAATGGGAAAAAGAAAGGTGAGGATGGCGAAGGAAGCATGTTTCCCTCCGAGGTTTCTCCGGAGTATACGGCGGGAAATTCACCTTTAGAAAAGGGGAATCCGGCAGAAGCGATGGGACTTGCTGTATTTAGTGGTGATAAAATGGTGGGGACGTTGACTAATGAGGAAGCCCGTATGCTAAATATTTTACGGGGCACGTTTAAGCACGGTTTTTATGTCATTACCGACCCGTTGGTACCGGAGAAATTTGTTAATCTCACCATGCGGCTAAACGGTAAACCCCATATTAAAATAGAACAGATGGACGGGCAAATTCATATTAAGGTAGAGGTAAATGTAGAAACGGAAATAACGGCAATCCCCAGCGGAACAAACTATGAGCAAGGTGAGTACAACCAGTTGCTGGAGAATCATATCAGCCAGCTTTTGCAGGCCCAGATCCTGAAAATGCTTCATAAGACCCAAGAGTGGGGGTGTGATGCGGTTGGCTTTGGGGTGCATATGCGGCCTTTCTTTGCTACCCATCAGGAGTTTATGCAATTAGATTGGCCGCCCATGTACCGACAGGCGGAGTTTGACATAAGTGTCAATACCATCGTGCGCCGAACCGGCCTGATGCAGCAGACTGTGGGAAAGATAGAATGA
- a CDS encoding NAD(P)-binding domain-containing protein, whose protein sequence is MRIGIVGVGRMGRALASRLSQQGGYSLCLFDKHAGRRQALAAKLCAEAASSLADMEALPLVILAVPDKEVLECIKIFNRMTLPPVVINIATNITQDSLLQAIGPSLTAVNVKFIGHAGELALGQRPVIIVDKSSGSMATVIQAVFQTVGDVVIGDSDLVGVINRIAAEEVLIAGVRIENRLRQAAISDPAMIRSAIRQVAAGTLKAFADKDLGPFAQEIVGAVREKIKGT, encoded by the coding sequence ATGCGTATCGGAATTGTCGGTGTAGGCCGTATGGGGCGGGCGTTAGCCTCCAGACTTTCGCAGCAGGGAGGCTATTCTTTATGCCTGTTCGACAAACATGCCGGCAGACGGCAGGCACTGGCAGCCAAGCTCTGTGCTGAAGCGGCGAGCAGCCTGGCGGATATGGAAGCGCTGCCGCTGGTCATATTAGCCGTACCTGATAAGGAAGTGCTGGAATGTATCAAAATTTTTAACCGGATGACGCTGCCGCCGGTAGTGATTAACATAGCCACCAATATAACTCAGGATAGTCTGCTGCAGGCAATAGGACCCAGCCTGACAGCCGTCAATGTGAAATTTATCGGCCACGCGGGAGAACTGGCTCTGGGGCAACGGCCGGTGATCATTGTTGACAAAAGCAGCGGCAGTATGGCAACGGTGATTCAGGCCGTTTTTCAAACGGTAGGCGATGTGGTGATCGGTGATTCCGATTTGGTTGGAGTAATTAACCGGATTGCAGCGGAGGAGGTACTGATTGCCGGTGTTCGGATAGAAAACCGTCTGCGGCAGGCGGCAATCTCCGATCCGGCGATGATTCGCAGCGCCATTCGCCAGGTGGCGGCCGGAACGTTAAAGGCTTTTGCTGACAAGGATTTAGGTCCTTTCGCTCAGGAAATTGTCGGTGCAGTACGGGAAAAAATCAAAGGGACTTAG
- a CDS encoding hexokinase family protein, with translation MQSLETTLQQATRDLTVSLEQIHAIAKSFKQAMIDGMTGTDETLKMLPSFLQAPTGQETGQYLAVDFGGTNVRTLVAELDGKGGFSIKNHLSRPLKDPSGTYDYLAASASAEDLFDFIAEQLAQIAEPSVTYHLGHTFSFPMRQTGVNTASLIHWTKEIATAGVESQDVNQLLQAALHRKGLTNIKPQVILNDTVGTLLTSAYSHPGTDIGSICGTGHNTAYLEPKSPLTGGPMVINMESGNFNKKLPFSDYDRLLDQSSEKPGAQLLEKMVSGRYIGELLQLIMADLHKKGLLSHCADKVAAFLSQPACFSGADIAVLTGDTSGDLAAIAAWLKQRLCITDSALSDRQALSTVATLISTRSARLVAASFVGILQRIDPALERNHTIAIDGSLYEKLPGYADAIHQVLTEVYQDRAHRIVTKLSKDGSGLGAVVAVAIASRS, from the coding sequence ATGCAAAGCTTAGAAACCACGCTTCAGCAGGCAACCCGTGATTTGACTGTTTCCCTTGAACAAATTCACGCCATCGCTAAAAGCTTTAAGCAGGCCATGATTGACGGAATGACCGGTACGGATGAAACGCTGAAAATGCTGCCGTCCTTTTTACAGGCGCCGACCGGACAGGAAACCGGTCAATACCTGGCTGTGGACTTTGGCGGGACCAATGTCCGGACTTTGGTCGCCGAACTGGATGGAAAAGGCGGTTTTTCGATAAAAAATCACCTATCCCGTCCGTTGAAGGACCCGTCAGGCACTTATGATTATCTTGCTGCAAGCGCCAGCGCGGAAGATTTGTTTGATTTCATAGCCGAGCAGCTTGCACAAATTGCCGAACCGTCTGTCACCTACCATCTTGGTCATACCTTTTCTTTCCCCATGCGCCAGACCGGCGTAAATACGGCCTCTTTAATCCACTGGACTAAAGAAATCGCTACTGCCGGTGTAGAAAGCCAGGATGTCAACCAACTGCTCCAGGCAGCATTACATCGTAAGGGACTGACCAACATCAAACCGCAGGTTATCTTAAATGATACGGTAGGCACCTTGCTTACCAGCGCTTATAGCCATCCCGGCACCGACATTGGCTCGATTTGCGGCACCGGCCATAACACGGCTTATTTGGAGCCTAAATCACCCCTGACCGGGGGCCCGATGGTCATTAATATGGAATCAGGCAATTTCAATAAAAAACTGCCGTTTAGCGATTATGACCGGCTGCTTGACCAGTCCAGCGAAAAGCCGGGCGCCCAGTTGCTTGAAAAAATGGTTTCCGGCCGCTATATCGGTGAGCTGTTGCAGCTCATTATGGCCGACTTACATAAGAAGGGCTTGCTATCCCACTGTGCGGATAAAGTGGCGGCTTTCCTTTCCCAGCCAGCTTGTTTTTCCGGCGCCGATATCGCGGTTTTGACCGGTGACACTTCCGGCGATTTAGCGGCTATTGCCGCTTGGCTGAAGCAGCGCCTTTGCATTACCGACAGCGCCTTAAGTGACCGTCAGGCGCTGTCCACGGTAGCTACCCTGATTTCCACCCGTTCGGCCCGTTTGGTTGCCGCCAGCTTTGTCGGCATTCTGCAGCGGATTGACCCTGCTTTGGAACGCAATCATACCATTGCCATTGACGGTTCCTTATATGAGAAACTACCTGGCTACGCCGACGCCATTCATCAGGTTCTGACTGAAGTATATCAGGACAGGGCGCACCGGATTGTGACCAAGTTAAGTAAGGATGGTTCTGGCTTAGGAGCGGTGGTGGCTGTTGCCATTGCCAGTCGTTCATAA
- a CDS encoding NAD(P)-dependent oxidoreductase: protein MRIDKKSDFDTQELSFHEIDEGFSTREAIAEAKRCLNCKNPLCRTGCPITNEIPQFIQALAKGNIGEASDIIARRSNLPAVCGRVCAHEKQCEGACILSKKQAGIKIGKLERFIADFDAEMDISVPPAQTAKFGQVAVIGSGPAGLTIAGDLAKLGIGVTVFEAQPELGGVLVYGIPEFRLSKEVVQREVRKIKRLGVTFKTNVLIGKDITIDEMFEQGFDAIFIGTGTALPRMLNLPGKDLPGVMPATYLLSMVRLAAADILDRQEVPVHPGDTVLVIGAGNVAIDAARTALRMGAAKVAVVYRQTEKEMTALKSEYEDAVAEGVSFRWLTAPLAFHGTEWVTGLECERQEQTKEGALQGTGEIEVLPATKVIVAVGQRPAARIVSTTTGIDVNDKGYVVTRDRPYGMTTRRGVFAGGDVVHQPATVVLAMKEAKKVAAGIAMYVEAKKLLEEC from the coding sequence ATGCGTATCGATAAAAAAAGCGATTTTGACACACAGGAACTGTCTTTTCACGAAATTGACGAAGGCTTTTCTACCAGGGAAGCCATTGCCGAGGCAAAGCGCTGTTTAAATTGCAAGAACCCACTCTGCCGGACAGGCTGCCCGATTACCAATGAAATACCGCAGTTTATTCAGGCACTGGCTAAAGGCAATATTGGCGAAGCCAGCGATATTATCGCCCGCCGCAGCAACCTGCCGGCTGTTTGCGGGCGGGTTTGCGCTCACGAAAAGCAATGTGAAGGCGCCTGTATTTTAAGTAAGAAGCAGGCCGGCATTAAAATCGGCAAGCTGGAACGGTTTATCGCCGACTTCGACGCGGAAATGGATATCAGCGTGCCTCCCGCCCAAACCGCCAAGTTCGGTCAGGTCGCCGTAATCGGCTCGGGGCCGGCCGGCCTTACTATTGCGGGCGACTTAGCCAAGCTGGGCATTGGTGTAACCGTATTTGAGGCCCAGCCTGAACTGGGCGGCGTATTGGTCTATGGTATCCCTGAATTCCGGTTGAGCAAGGAAGTGGTACAGCGGGAAGTCCGCAAAATCAAGCGGCTTGGCGTGACCTTCAAAACCAATGTACTGATCGGCAAGGACATCACCATCGACGAAATGTTTGAGCAAGGGTTTGATGCCATCTTTATCGGTACAGGCACGGCACTGCCCCGGATGCTCAATTTACCGGGGAAAGATTTGCCCGGCGTTATGCCGGCCACCTACTTGCTCAGCATGGTTCGCCTGGCTGCCGCCGACATTCTTGACCGCCAGGAGGTACCTGTCCACCCCGGCGACACTGTGCTGGTCATCGGCGCCGGGAACGTAGCCATTGACGCCGCCCGGACGGCTTTGCGCATGGGTGCAGCCAAAGTTGCCGTAGTCTATCGACAGACAGAAAAAGAAATGACAGCTTTAAAATCGGAATATGAAGACGCCGTTGCCGAGGGTGTTTCTTTTCGCTGGTTGACGGCCCCCCTCGCCTTCCACGGTACGGAATGGGTAACCGGTTTGGAATGCGAGCGGCAGGAACAAACGAAAGAAGGCGCCTTGCAGGGCACCGGCGAAATAGAAGTTCTGCCCGCGACCAAAGTTATCGTAGCCGTCGGTCAACGCCCGGCCGCCCGCATTGTGTCAACCACCACCGGGATTGACGTAAATGACAAGGGTTATGTGGTAACTCGGGACCGCCCCTATGGCATGACGACCCGGCGCGGGGTATTTGCCGGCGGTGATGTGGTCCACCAACCGGCTACCGTGGTGCTGGCCATGAAAGAAGCGAAAAAAGTGGCCGCCGGCATTGCCATGTATGTGGAAGCAAAGAAATTGCTGGAAGAATGCTGA
- a CDS encoding DedA family protein codes for MEQLLDMIVNYIGAWGYPAIFLGMALESACLPVPSEVIFGFAGYLVFLGRLEFAPSVAAGVAGGLAGSITAYAVGYYGGRPFVEKYGKYIFLSAGHVAAAQRWFDRYGMKATFFSRLLPVVRTFISLPAGFARVDFVRFVLYTVLGSLPWTILLIYAGLLLGESWGVIYAVGHRLNLGIAAVLAVAVLLFYAKKRRTRSDRD; via the coding sequence ATGGAACAACTGCTTGACATGATTGTAAACTATATTGGGGCCTGGGGTTATCCCGCTATTTTTCTGGGGATGGCGCTGGAAAGTGCCTGCCTGCCTGTACCGAGCGAAGTCATTTTCGGTTTTGCCGGCTACCTGGTTTTTCTGGGCAGGCTGGAATTTGCTCCGTCTGTGGCTGCCGGTGTAGCTGGCGGTCTGGCCGGATCGATAACCGCTTACGCCGTAGGGTATTATGGTGGCCGTCCTTTTGTGGAAAAGTATGGAAAGTACATTTTTTTATCGGCCGGCCATGTGGCGGCGGCGCAGCGCTGGTTTGACCGTTATGGTATGAAGGCGACTTTTTTCAGCCGTTTGCTGCCTGTTGTCAGGACCTTCATTTCGCTGCCTGCCGGCTTTGCCAGAGTCGATTTTGTCCGGTTTGTGCTGTATACCGTGTTGGGATCGCTGCCCTGGACTATCTTGCTAATCTATGCCGGACTGCTGCTCGGTGAAAGCTGGGGGGTTATTTACGCTGTCGGGCACCGTTTAAATCTGGGAATAGCGGCAGTGCTGGCAGTGGCGGTCCTGTTATTTTATGCAAAGAAACGGAGGACCCGTTCGGACAGGGACTGA
- a CDS encoding sodium:calcium antiporter: MLWDFAVLLAAAGLIYISCELFVNGIEWVGKKFNISQNAVGSVLAALGTALPESSVTLMAVAFGVQDIGVGAALGGPLILSTVGYAVVGWCLFIYLKQQARATCLSIDSDKLARNQVWFLIIFTFNIALGLIVFPGKAYSGLLLIAAYVWYAVREMQAESSVAKNLAALTFRPHEKDPSVYWVLLQTGLALILIFLGSQVFVHRLESFSLTLGMPAHIVALFLSPVATELPETINAVIWVRQGKIALALSNISGSMMIQAAIPSALGLLFTSWRFDQYLIMAGAVTWLSIFFLWLTLRRQHLCVSRLLFCGFFYLLFVAGAYASAAHLVDYQSLSERVLRFFA, encoded by the coding sequence ATGCTCTGGGATTTTGCCGTCTTACTCGCTGCTGCCGGTTTAATTTATATAAGCTGTGAACTATTTGTCAACGGAATTGAATGGGTCGGCAAAAAGTTTAATATCTCCCAAAACGCGGTGGGCAGTGTTCTGGCCGCGCTGGGCACGGCGCTGCCGGAAAGCTCGGTCACACTGATGGCGGTCGCTTTCGGCGTACAGGATATCGGTGTGGGAGCTGCCCTGGGCGGACCGCTGATCCTCAGCACCGTCGGCTATGCCGTTGTCGGCTGGTGTCTGTTTATCTATTTAAAACAGCAAGCCCGCGCTACCTGCCTGTCCATTGACAGTGACAAACTGGCGCGGAACCAGGTGTGGTTTCTGATCATCTTTACCTTCAACATTGCCCTGGGCCTTATCGTCTTTCCCGGCAAGGCCTATAGCGGCCTGCTGCTGATCGCCGCTTATGTCTGGTACGCCGTCAGGGAAATGCAGGCCGAATCCAGCGTCGCCAAAAATTTGGCGGCTCTCACCTTCCGCCCTCACGAAAAAGACCCTTCAGTTTATTGGGTACTCTTACAGACCGGTCTGGCTCTAATCCTTATTTTCCTGGGTTCGCAAGTGTTTGTCCACCGTCTGGAGAGTTTCAGCCTGACCTTGGGTATGCCGGCACACATCGTAGCCCTGTTTTTAAGTCCCGTTGCCACCGAACTGCCGGAAACCATCAACGCTGTCATCTGGGTACGGCAGGGAAAAATTGCGCTGGCCCTCAGCAATATCAGCGGCTCCATGATGATTCAGGCTGCCATCCCCAGCGCACTGGGCCTGCTATTCACTTCCTGGCGCTTCGATCAATACCTGATCATGGCCGGCGCCGTCACCTGGTTGTCCATCTTTTTCCTCTGGCTCACCCTGCGCCGCCAGCATCTCTGCGTCAGCCGCCTGCTCTTCTGCGGCTTCTTTTATCTGCTATTTGTAGCCGGCGCCTATGCCTCAGCCGCCCATCTGGTGGATTATCAGTCCCTGTCCGAACGGGTCCTCCGTTTCTTTGCATAA
- a CDS encoding benzoate/H(+) symporter BenE family transporter codes for MSVVSKFLADVKQDWSVSAITSGFIAVIVSYAGPLLIVFQAARIAHLSDAELSSWIWAISFSSGLAGMLLSAWFRAPVIAAWSTPGAVLLVSGWAGYSFAESVGAFIFSAVLVVILGYSGLFSAMMERIPRGIIAAMLAGILLKFGVDVFVSLKQMPLVALPMFVVYLLSKRYCPRYAVAATLLSGLASAGLLHELAPVAIRIALVEPVYTAPVFSLKAVVGLGLPLCIVTMVSQNATGIGVLKVDGYDLPPNPLIGVTGIASLLSAPFGSHGVNLAAITAAICTGKEAHAQPEKRYVAGIACGVFYMLLSLFGATVVAVFSAFPAELIAVIAGVALFGSLGSSLSSAMETEKDKESALVTFLITISGISLLGIGAPFWGLIGGMVTHGILTGNIRWLWQKLAPVK; via the coding sequence ATGTCTGTTGTTAGCAAATTTCTGGCCGATGTAAAGCAGGACTGGTCTGTTTCCGCCATTACTTCAGGTTTTATTGCAGTGATCGTTTCTTATGCCGGGCCCTTGCTGATCGTTTTCCAGGCAGCGAGAATCGCTCATTTATCGGATGCGGAGTTGTCTTCCTGGATTTGGGCTATTTCTTTTAGCAGCGGCCTGGCGGGTATGCTGCTCAGCGCCTGGTTCCGGGCGCCGGTGATTGCCGCTTGGTCCACACCCGGGGCGGTACTCTTAGTTTCCGGTTGGGCTGGCTATTCTTTTGCCGAGTCGGTTGGCGCTTTTATTTTTTCCGCTGTGCTGGTTGTTATTTTGGGCTATTCGGGCTTGTTTTCCGCGATGATGGAGCGGATTCCCCGCGGGATCATTGCCGCTATGTTAGCCGGCATTTTACTGAAATTCGGGGTTGATGTGTTTGTGTCACTGAAACAAATGCCGCTTGTGGCTTTACCGATGTTTGTGGTTTATTTGCTGAGTAAACGGTATTGTCCACGGTACGCGGTAGCTGCTACGCTGCTAAGCGGTCTGGCCAGCGCCGGGCTGTTGCACGAACTGGCTCCCGTGGCTATCCGCATAGCGTTGGTGGAACCGGTCTATACGGCACCGGTTTTTTCTCTGAAAGCGGTGGTAGGTCTTGGCTTGCCGCTTTGCATTGTGACGATGGTGTCCCAGAATGCAACCGGTATCGGTGTGCTAAAGGTAGACGGTTACGATTTGCCGCCTAATCCGCTGATCGGTGTCACCGGCATTGCCTCATTGCTGTCTGCGCCTTTTGGTTCGCATGGCGTTAATCTGGCAGCCATTACGGCGGCTATTTGTACGGGGAAGGAAGCTCATGCCCAGCCGGAAAAACGTTATGTCGCCGGCATTGCCTGCGGTGTTTTTTATATGTTATTGAGCTTGTTCGGCGCAACAGTAGTAGCTGTATTTTCAGCGTTCCCTGCCGAATTGATTGCCGTCATTGCCGGAGTGGCTTTGTTTGGCTCTTTGGGGTCAAGTCTGTCATCGGCTATGGAAACCGAGAAGGATAAGGAAAGTGCTTTGGTAACCTTTTTAATCACAATTTCAGGCATTTCTTTACTGGGCATCGGCGCTCCCTTTTGGGGCCTGATTGGCGGGATGGTCACCCATGGCATTTTGACAGGCAACATACGCTGGCTGTGGCAAAAGCTGGCACCGGTTAAGTAG